In the Rhizobium sp. SSA_523 genome, ATCTGCCCCGCGGTTCGGCCCTTGCTCTGTTCGCTGCAGCCCGAAGCGTGGGCTGGATTGCCCATGCGCTCGAGCAGAACCAGGATGAGCGGCTGATCCGCCCGCGCGCGGATTATACCGGAGCAAAGCCGCAGTAAGCGTCCGGCCGACCGGGATTGGATTTTTTTGAGGTTCGGCGGGAATAATCGCCACGCAGGCTGCGTATATGGGGGTATGAGCGAAAAGAAGCATCCTTTCGATGTCCTGAACCAGCTGGCCGCACTCCGCCGCTATGCCCGTTCGCTTGTGCGCAATGCCGATGATGCGGAAGATCTGGTCCATGATGCCCTGGTAAAGGCCTTTGAGCGCAAGACGAGTTTTCGCTCGGGCGGCAATCTGCGCACCTGGCTCTTCTCCATCCTGCACAATACCCATATCGACCGGCTGCGCCGATCAAAGGCATCGACAGCCAGACACCAGGCGGCGGCCGAGCTCGGCGAGACCACGCATGTCGCCGATCCGGATCAGTCCATCCGCCTCAAGCAGTTGCGCCAGGCTTTCTTCGCCCTGCCCGACGAGCAGCGGGATGCGCTCCATCTCGTGGCCATTGAAGGCCTGACCTATCAGCAGGCGGCCGATGCGCTCGCTATTCCCGTCGGTACGCTGATGTCGCGGATTTCACGTGCGCGCCAGCGGCTGCGTGAGTTCGAAAACGGCGATGCGGCTGCGACCGCCGCCGGCAATCACCTGAAACTTATCGAAGGAGGACGCGATGACACCCGTTGATCCGATCCAGACTTCCGATCTCGAAGCCTATATCGACGACCAGCTGGACGCCGCGCGCCGAATCGAGGTCGAGGCCCATCTGTCGGAACATCCGGAGATCGCCGCGCGGGTAATGGCCGATCTCGCCATCAAGGGGGAGCTTCGCCTGGCGTTGGCCGGCAACCGGCATCCGGGCCGCGCCGAAACGCGCGAGGC is a window encoding:
- a CDS encoding sigma-70 family RNA polymerase sigma factor, yielding MSEKKHPFDVLNQLAALRRYARSLVRNADDAEDLVHDALVKAFERKTSFRSGGNLRTWLFSILHNTHIDRLRRSKASTARHQAAAELGETTHVADPDQSIRLKQLRQAFFALPDEQRDALHLVAIEGLTYQQAADALAIPVGTLMSRISRARQRLREFENGDAAATAAGNHLKLIEGGRDDTR